A stretch of Geomonas oryzisoli DNA encodes these proteins:
- a CDS encoding branched-chain amino acid ABC transporter permease gives MMELLPQALTDGILLGGIYITIAIAFSLTYGVMHVIDFAVGEWIMFGAFTGYYLNKWTGLDPFLFLPVIFVLYFGVGYVIQPVIHRVLSGTKGNPFLMGLVFTFGLAIMFRGLALTVFGFYSNSIPSAFSEGSFDLEPLGLAVTIPTVRLVGLAYALAITLILHYLLKKTNFGLGVRALAQHKDAAGLMGVNSKRTGSYVYGIYVGISAMTGVLLGCILSIGAQMGNEYTIFAFFVVVLAGMGYLAGVPWAALLLGLVQSIFMIYFNPSHTLLAVFAILYIILLISPRGLFGKGV, from the coding sequence ATGATGGAACTGCTGCCACAAGCTTTGACCGACGGGATACTGCTGGGGGGGATCTACATCACCATCGCCATCGCATTCTCGCTCACTTACGGGGTCATGCACGTCATCGACTTCGCCGTCGGGGAATGGATCATGTTCGGGGCCTTCACCGGCTACTACCTGAACAAATGGACCGGGCTCGATCCCTTCCTTTTTCTGCCGGTCATTTTCGTCCTCTACTTCGGGGTCGGCTACGTGATCCAGCCGGTGATCCACCGGGTGCTTTCCGGGACCAAGGGTAACCCCTTCCTGATGGGCCTCGTCTTCACCTTCGGTCTGGCCATCATGTTCCGCGGGCTCGCCCTCACCGTTTTCGGCTTCTACTCGAACTCGATCCCGTCCGCCTTCTCGGAAGGATCGTTCGACCTGGAGCCGCTGGGACTGGCCGTGACCATCCCGACCGTGCGCCTGGTGGGTCTCGCCTACGCTCTTGCGATCACCCTGATCCTGCACTACCTCTTAAAAAAGACCAATTTCGGCCTTGGCGTCCGTGCGCTGGCACAGCACAAGGATGCCGCGGGTCTCATGGGAGTGAACAGCAAGCGCACCGGTTCCTACGTGTACGGCATCTATGTCGGCATCTCGGCCATGACCGGCGTGCTTTTGGGCTGTATCCTCTCCATCGGCGCCCAGATGGGCAACGAGTACACCATCTTCGCCTTCTTCGTGGTGGTGCTCGCCGGCATGGGCTACCTGGCCGGCGTGCCCTGGGCGGCGCTCCTTCTGGGCCTGGTGCAGTCGATCTTCATGATCTACTTCAACCCGAGCCACACCCTGCTCGCCGTCTTCGCCATCCTCTACATCATCCTGCTGATTTCCCCGCGCGGGCTGTTCGGCAAGGGGGTCTGA
- a CDS encoding branched-chain amino acid ABC transporter permease: MKNRGATILAIIGAALLILPLVVHDTFVLRVLTEGVMWIGLAIAFDVIAGYTGYLNFGHGAFFGIGAYTIGILMMQANLPFWAALPAGGVAAAIVALIAGIPTLRLKGAYFAIATWALSRAIQQLALNVEFTGGPDGMRLEAFLNPQFFYYLMLITVGATFAILWYLLERAPFGLKLKAIREDEEGAKALGLNPTKLKMQSFILSALPTGILGGIYAYWITFIDPSSTLGDMVSDQAVVMVVFGGMGTLFGPALGAILIFAFKTIFWAYLSDFQLLYLIILGALIAISVIFIPNGLWGTMVKRKAGATRPEQNAEPASETAVLSAVAAPEEGN; the protein is encoded by the coding sequence ATGAAAAATCGTGGCGCAACCATACTGGCCATCATCGGTGCCGCCCTTTTGATCCTGCCTCTCGTGGTGCACGACACCTTCGTACTGCGTGTCCTCACCGAGGGAGTGATGTGGATCGGGCTCGCCATCGCCTTCGACGTCATCGCCGGCTACACCGGCTACCTGAACTTCGGCCACGGTGCCTTCTTCGGCATCGGCGCCTACACCATCGGCATCCTGATGATGCAGGCTAACCTCCCCTTCTGGGCGGCCCTGCCGGCCGGCGGCGTCGCTGCCGCCATCGTGGCGCTCATCGCGGGCATCCCGACCTTGAGACTGAAAGGGGCCTACTTCGCCATCGCCACCTGGGCGCTCTCCCGTGCGATCCAGCAGCTCGCCCTGAACGTCGAGTTCACCGGCGGCCCGGACGGCATGCGTCTCGAGGCGTTCCTGAACCCGCAGTTCTTCTACTACCTGATGCTGATCACCGTGGGCGCCACCTTCGCCATCCTCTGGTATCTGCTGGAGCGCGCGCCCTTCGGCCTCAAGCTCAAGGCGATCCGCGAGGACGAGGAAGGTGCCAAGGCGCTGGGGCTCAACCCGACCAAGCTGAAGATGCAGTCCTTCATCCTCTCGGCGCTCCCCACCGGCATCCTCGGCGGCATCTATGCCTACTGGATCACCTTCATCGACCCTTCCTCTACGCTGGGTGACATGGTCAGCGACCAGGCGGTGGTCATGGTGGTCTTCGGCGGCATGGGGACCCTGTTCGGACCGGCTCTCGGAGCCATCCTGATCTTCGCCTTCAAGACGATCTTCTGGGCCTACCTGTCCGACTTCCAGCTCCTCTATCTCATCATCCTGGGCGCGCTGATCGCCATCAGCGTCATCTTCATACCCAACGGCCTCTGGGGCACCATGGTCAAGCGCAAGGCGGGTGCCACCAGGCCCGAGCAAAACGCAGAACCGGCATCGGAAACCGCGGTTCTTTCCGCCGTGGCAGCACCGGAAGAGGGGAACTAA
- a CDS encoding ABC transporter ATP-binding protein yields MAEPILKVNSVTKCFGGLTAVDDVSFSVEKGEIVGLIGPNGAGKTTLFNVISGYYAPTKGSVIFQGNDISGKPPYNLAGVGIGRTFQVVKPFAGLTVLENVTIASFLKHPKRADAERHAWQVLETTGLADRANVSAAGLTLAGRKRLEISKALALDPSFLLLDEVVAGLNPTEADRTVELIMKLKAQGLTILIVEHIMRVIMNISDRLVVLNFGKKIAEGTPSEVSSDPHVVQAYFGEEAA; encoded by the coding sequence ATGGCTGAACCTATCCTCAAGGTAAATTCGGTAACCAAATGTTTCGGCGGCCTCACCGCGGTCGACGACGTCAGCTTCAGCGTGGAAAAAGGGGAGATCGTCGGCCTCATCGGCCCCAACGGCGCCGGCAAGACCACCCTTTTCAACGTCATTTCCGGCTACTACGCCCCCACCAAGGGGAGCGTCATCTTCCAGGGCAACGACATCTCCGGCAAGCCCCCCTACAACCTGGCGGGAGTCGGCATCGGCCGCACCTTCCAGGTGGTGAAGCCCTTCGCGGGCCTCACCGTGCTGGAGAACGTGACCATCGCCTCCTTCCTGAAGCACCCGAAAAGGGCCGACGCCGAGCGTCACGCCTGGCAGGTGCTGGAGACCACCGGTCTCGCCGACCGCGCCAACGTCTCCGCCGCGGGCCTCACCCTGGCCGGGCGTAAGCGCCTGGAGATCAGCAAGGCGCTGGCCCTGGATCCGTCGTTCCTGCTCCTGGACGAGGTCGTCGCCGGCCTCAACCCGACCGAGGCGGACCGCACCGTCGAGCTGATCATGAAGCTCAAGGCGCAGGGTCTCACCATCCTCATCGTCGAACACATCATGCGCGTCATCATGAACATCTCGGACCGCCTGGTGGTGCTCAATTTCGGCAAGAAGATCGCCGAAGGGACCCCCTCCGAGGTGTCCAGCGATCCGCATGTCGTTCAAGCGTACTTTGGGGAGGAAGCGGCATGA